AGGAGCAACCGGAACCAGGACAGGAACACTGCGATCGAGGCCGCCGAGTAATGTATGGTATTGATGGCCCCGTCTGGCTGAAAGGCCGGCGTGACCATCACCAAAGCCGAGATGTACAGCACCCAGGATATAAGGTTCACCGTCTCCAGGATGTAGTGCAGCTTTTGCTGGTAAATCTGTATCAGTTCCCGCATCGAGTTGAGCACTATGTAGACCACGATGACCACCGCGCAGAAAAGAATGGCTGTGGTTCGATTGATGCGTTCCTCGCAGGAATCCAAACGAATCTGGGAGGCCACCGCAGGGTTCTGCGAGAGATTCATGGTCAGCTGTTCCCAACTGAAATACAGGATTTTAGAAGACTTATTAATGTATGGTGGAATATAATCTTACCCCATGTTGCAGTACTGGCTCATCGTCCTGTTGTTACCCGCCTTCAACTCAATGTTGTTCATCATCAGCGAAGAGTAGATCGTCACGAAGACCAGGAATATCGAGTAGATCAGCAGGTTGGCCAGGTGAAAGTACTTGCCGTATGAGTTCCACTTCATCTGCAGGTACTTCTGGCTCAGCGGATGGGCCAGCAGCTCCACCCGGCCGTGGGTGACCATGGTCTAGCCGGAGATGGGAATCATAGGGAAAGGTATATCTTAGAAATGGGATGTAAGACGGTACACTGAACAAGCACACGACACTCAAGATACAAAAGCCAGATACAGTGAGTCGGTTAGTGGGTTAGTTTGGGGGACGATACACGGTACACACACATTGCAGGGCTCTGTGATCTTTAAGAGGGTTCGGGAACACTCACGTTCACCACGGCCAAAGGCGCGGGTCGCCACTTGGGGTCATTGAACTCTTTGCGCTTGGCCTCGATCTGTTCGGGTGTCTTTTGGTAGGGccaaaacgaatattttatcTGGATTTTGGATGGTAACCAGGTAATGTTTTAAGGTGTTTGCTTGTAGGCATTAGGATGAGCTATGATTGATGATGCAAAACCCACAAATGACCTATAAATAACCTCCCGCCCTAGATCCGCTCTCGTATCATATAAGGAGGGGCAGGAAGAACAACACTGAAACACGCATGCAACAGTTCTGGGAGGGATCCTCCGGTTCCGCTTACATTCAAAGCCGGCAACGGAATGGGACTGGCTGTCGCTAGCGACTCTCCGGGTTTCTCGTCACTCTGGGCAAACATAAAGGGGTATTGCAAGAACGCGAAAGAGTACTTGATCTGGTTACGGTGATATCGATGGGGCGAATATAAATCAATTAGCTTCGTGGCAATGAGGTGAGGATAGGCTTAGAGATGCCCCCCGGGGAAACGACCCACTTACGTAGAAGCTCTTCGAGTCCTTCTTGCAGTTGGCCTTGGTGATGCACTTGTCCTGCACCGCCTCGAACACCTTGGGCATGGAGGCGATCAGCGCGAGGGTCACGCAGGGGTGCTTGTCCGATCGCAGGGCCATCACCTCGTTGGCCCGCTCCTCGTGGGTCACCATGGCCAGGGCGGCCTCCGGATACTTGTAGTAGATGGCATAGTCGATGGCGCTCATGTCCAGGACATTGTAGAGCAGCTTGCAGCCCATGGACATCAGGACGGAAATGGCATGCGGCTTGTTCTCCATGGTGGCCAGGTGGAGGGCGGTGTTCTGGAAGAGGCCCTCGTTTAGTTTGGCACTTTCAAGGCTGATATGGATATGACCTTACCCCATCCTTGTCCACCTGGTCGAGCAGATGCGAGTGCACAGAGTGCAGCAGCTCGATGGTCTCGGTGTAGCCCGACATGGCCGCCAGGTGGAGGGGATTGCGTCCCGTGTGGTCGCGGTGCAGCAGGGCTCCGCGAttgagcagcagctgcaccaCCCGTGTGTGTCCCTGCTGCGAGGATATGTGCAGCGGGGTCATCCCTGCTCCGTCACTCTCGTTGATGATGAAGGAGCCCTTCTCGGAGTCCAGCAGCTGGCGCACCGTGTTGTACCGTCCATAGCGGGCGGCAAAGTGCAGCGGActctcgttgttgttgtttttcagGTTGATGCAGGCCCCCAGCCGGATGAGGTTCTCCAGGGAGCGGATGTGCCCATCCCTGCTGGCATAGTGCAGCGGAGAGCAGCCCATGCTGTCCTTCTCGTTGAGGAGCAGCTTCAGCTGCGCCTGCGTCTGGCAGTTGGCCACCTGCTCGGCGAAGTCCGTCAGCCGCCCGCCGTTCATGATGACGAAGTGCAGCACATTGCGGGCGGCGGCGTCCTTGACACTGATGCAAGCTCCGAGGCGAATCAGAAGGTGCACTTTTgaaaaagagatttttataatatatataaaatacttttataagtataaagaaaattttataaaaaataacagtTTGATCTCGTTAAATAATTAATGGGTTCTTGGGAAATTGTAGGGATTAGGGATTATAAATTATAgtttataattgttttaagaGCTCACCTGTCTTCCAACCGCTGCGCGAGGCGGCCAGGAGCAGGGGCGAGCGGTGCTCCTTGTCCAGGGCGTTGATGTCCGCCCCCTCGGCCACCAGATAGGACACTATGTCCGGGTGATCGAACATGGAGGCGCAGTGCAGGGGCGTCATCTTCTGCACGTCCGTGCAGCTGAGGCAGAGCCGCTTCTCCATCGGCTGCATCTCGAACATCAGCTTCACAATGTCAATGGCAccctaaaataaaagaaaccaAAATCGAAAACGGAATTGGAGAACCATGTCGGATTCATTCATCCCCAGTATGTATTTCCCAACATGGGAGTGCTTTGTTTTGTCAGCGGCAAAGTCACGTTCGTCTTAGCGCATTTGCATAAGAATTTGTCAAATTAAAGTCAGCACGGGACACGAGGCGAGTCGGAACGAGCGGAAGCGAGGGGACAACCACACAGCCACTTTCGCAGGTCCTTGGAGATGCTTTACAGCTGTTTTCCTTTCGTTCACTGACCAAGAATGCTTTGTTTGCTCAACTCTTCGAGGAAATATGAGAGAGTTGTGGAGTGCATGGCTGCCCGTCAGTCAACCGCCATTGAAGGACTTCCCAGGACACCTGCTGCAGCATCAGTGCCATCCACTTACCTGGGCGCAGGCCAGGTGCACTGGCGTCGAGAGATCGTGTTGCTGCGTGGATATCTTGGCCCCGGACTTGAGGCACAGCTCCACCGCCTTGATGTCCCCGCCGTGCACCGCCGAGTGCAGCGGCACATTGCCCTCGGAGTCGTAAAAGGATATCATCTCCTCGCGGGTGCAGCCGCGCTGCTCGCCCCACTGCAAAATTAATTGCGTGATTAGTGTAATAACTGTGGGATGAGATTTTTCCGGGTAATcaaaataatgaatataatCACCCATTGGTCTAATTATAAGTAACATTACCTTTATGAAAGGAGTTTTTAGATTTCTTACGGGAAattaatatagcaaatataccaTAAAGACTTTACATCGaagtataataaatattttatgaaacaacaatatatttacattttacagaCAAAATCCGCTGGATAAACTCCCAAGCTAAGCCCCAACAGAAGGGTGCTTTATATTTGAGGATAAATATTGCCCATTTTGTTGTACAACTTTAAGTTCGTTAAACTGCCCTCACAcatcattaaataaattaaatattccgATTTGCCCTAGGATGAGTATTGATTTCTGATAGGCAAAAATACTGGGCAAGTCAACGACCGCCCTTGTCTGAGCTTTCCTacatttgatatttttttcagCTTAAACTTTGGGAAAACATGTTTTCTTCCTTTCCGTCTTTCGCCAGAGCTTCGGAGTGACCCATAACAAATTTGATACTTTTTAAAGAGGACGCTgtcaacgcggcgtatgcgcaacttCAATCATTGGGCacggaaaataaaaaggaacccACTGCGAAGAGAGAGAGTGCACGGAAGGTCAAGGGGTTGGGTGGCCCCCCAAATAAAAGGAATCAAGCAAATCGGTCTGGAGTCCGAAGAGGATAGCTGCCACAATAAGATCAAAGCCGAAGGAGATGACATAGTTATTGGTTGACTGAACGACTGCATGCAACTAGCACGTGTGTCTGGGGCCACGGGGGAATGGGAGACTTGCCTGGAAGAAGACCTCCATTGTCTTCGAGCTGGCGTTCTTGGCCGCCTCGTGGATGGGATAGTAGCCGTTGTTACAGGGCTTGCGGGGGCATGCATCGAACTCGGTTATCTGGAAGATACGATGAGTTATAGTAGGGAAATGCGTCTAATTTAATAAAGCAGCACACTCAAACACCCCCAGGATGGGGCCTAGCACAGCAGGCAGGCAAGCAACGAGTTTCTACTGAGGATACCAACCTTTTCTATGATAAATTAAACTTTCGTACGGATGAGTGTGTTTTGCGAGCGAGTGAAGTGTGGGAAAATGTTGATAAATGGTCGAAATAAATCGAACCGatgcaaatgaaatgcatGGCTAGAAGTGAGAATAATTACATGGAACGATTGGCAGGGACTCACACCACTTACCAGGATGCGAGCGCACTCCTCGTGATCGTAGATGGCCGCCAGGTGCAGGGCGGTCCGGCCGTGCTCCCCGCCCTGCTGGATGTCGATGACGTTCCGGTACTGGCCCATGACCCTCAGGGACTTCACCTTGTTCAGCTCGGTGGCCAGGTGCACGGGCGCCTGCTTCTTCTCGTTCAGCACCCCAGTGTCCACCGGTCTGTGTGGGTTTCCCCGAAAACATCTAAGCATTAACAGGCCAAATCGGGCATGGCAAAGCGACTTACATGGACAGAAGGTAGTCCAGCGCCTCGTAGGCATCACAGTCCACCGCGATGTGGAGCGGGGTGTTGCCGGCATTATCCTTCGCATTAAAGTCTGTAAATCACACTTGACTAGCAGACCCACTAAGTGGCTTAAGCCCCCCTCACTTACCGCCATTCTGGTCGCGAATGTACCGCAGGATGTTAACCCGATTGCGGGCCGCCGCCTGGTGGGCAGCCGTTCGTCCCTTGCCATCCTTTAGGGAAATCCGCGAGTTGTCCGCCATGAACAGGCGCTTGAAGTCGTCAAGGTTCCCGGACTCGGCCGCCTGAAACGGAAGAACAGGTGTCCTGTAGTTTGCAGCAACTTCAATTAAAACACTAAGCTCTGTTTGCCCGCCAGCACTGAAAACAAAGTCATTTACACTGCCTAAGATATCCAAGGATTTCGcagttatttatatatataattgtatatatatatattataagttCCTTGAACGAATGcaattttaatggtttttgtagatattttaaacttaaatttaactaTTTTATCGAGcagtatataatattttatttaagaaccaagagtaaatgtatttatataactCAACTCTAAATGTTCATGACTggtgttaaatatattttctccCTTCATTGTTTTTAGATTACGAAGTAAGCTAAGCCATCCCTACATATTCAAGGATGTCCCCTCACTTTCTCCGAGAACTTTCTGTTTACGTTTTCAAGTGTCAAGCAAAGAGAGTAAAAAGTCTTTCCCCTGCAAAATGTCAATAGACTTTAAACATTAATGCCTTCCGGCGACTGACTAATTTGATTGTCTTATTTCATTTGCTGTtcgattgaaaaatattacaaagaTTGCAGTGAACACCCCTTGCTGGCAAGTGTCCGTCAACGAAAGTTCTGAGGAACGCAACTTTTGACCCCCAGCGAGCTAATTTGGTAATGCGCTCCTGGCTAATTGAATGTCTTAGGGACGGGCAGTAGTTTTACCTTCAGATAGTCAACGATTTCTATCTTCGGCGAGGAGGACATCCGCAGGATCCTGGCCCACATTTTGGGCATATTGAGGGGGGCCATGGCAGTCATTTCTGCTCCGCGGACACAGCCGCCCATTAAGTACTGCAGGGGACTGAAGTTTTCTCGCTTCGGGGTCTCCTTGTCGCCCGATGTCATCGTCTACTTTAATTGCATTTGTGTTTGGTTTGCGGATTAACTCTTATTGTCCTTAGAGCTCAACTGACTTAGGGCGAAGTTTCGAGAGCCCGGGCTTATTATGGCTTTTTTCCAGTATGATTTCCATATGCGTGTGTTTGCCTTTCGATTTCAACACGTATTTGCTGCATTTACGTGTTGATTCACTCTGACATTAGTTGTGATTTGCTTGTGGTTTTCCTGATATGCCTCTGATTTTCCTCTTCAACTAGCTCTGGTTTGCTGATTTGGTTGGTTTTGATTTTACCTCAGATAGAAACTGAATTATTTTAACCTTTAGCTTTGATATGCACTTGTTTCTTTAATTGCAATTGTATTTACACTAAaaccttaaatattttcgtgGGTTAACATAACTATCCTATTTAactgttaaaaaatatcttcttCAGggcacttaaaaaatatttttgttatatttaaatattttgtgaaaGGCTTTCCCTTTGCTTTTGCACTTTGATCACTGTGACACACAAATTAAACGCCTggcaatattattttcactttCATTCCATAGGTCGTTATTGGGTTACGCGAACGCAATAAAAGTCATAAATCAAATTGCTCCGGCACTGATTTTCTAGCCAAGTTAAGTTGATTTTTGGTAAGCGCGTTGAGAGTGAGTATCCGCAGGAGGAAAGGTTGGGTCCACGCAGGAAGAGTCGCTGAATGACTGAAATCTCAGACCAGGCACTCCTGCTTTTATAGCCAACTGGCAGCAGCTTCGGCTGCGTGCGGCACAGGTCCTTTCAGCAGGATACGCTTCGGTAGCTTCGTTGAATTCGCACGTCAACTTGGCTTTCAATTTCAATCGGAGATAGGGCGCTGAATGTGAAGAGGACTTGTTGCGCCTTAAATCACTCGGCTACTATCATGGGGTAAGCGGACTTTGCAGCTTATGCAGCATTATACTAAATAGTAAATAGGGTTTCGATGAGCCACCAACCTATGCCCCTCTCGAACATTCAGAGCCCGAGGCTAGGATTCAATCGAGCAGCATTTATCATAGGTCTCGCTGGGGGATTGCCTCGCTGCTGTTCTTCACTTTGGAGAATTGCTGCCCCGCACCTGCACTTAACCCATCCCGATCGCCCCGACTCACCCGCAGTATCCTGAAGGGGCTGTCACGCAAGAGGCAGACCTCCGCCGGCGGCTCTGCCGGCAGGATGGCCTCCAGCGGCGTGTCCGCATCATCGCCATCGATTTCTATCCGCTTGGGACCCGCGCTCCGCTCGATTATCATGGAGAATATCCAGTACTGCAAAGAGATGTCAGCAATGTCAATAAATTCACGTCTGCTTTCTGCACGATACCAGGTAAAAGTTACACAAAGTAataggttttttatttatttgggtaatttaaaaaaatatggccTCGAAATTGAAAGCTTATTAAGAGTATGGATTGAACGTGGACATTTCTGGAAATTGTTGTACGTATTAACTCTTTGCTTAGCTCTTTGCAATGGCTAGTAAtcatatcaaaatatttttgctgaTATATAACATTTAACTAAATTATGATTAGTATTTGTTGGTTGGTACCTAAATTTGATAATATGCACCCAGATTCTAAACTTCTATATTACTATTTAAAGCACAAAGTAGGAAAGAGTATTAGAACTATTACATTAGTAATTAAAAGCTAATTTAGTGCGTTAAATATATCTTTCACTTGATCTTTTCCCAGTTCTGATAATACCTTCGATAATTCCCCTATAGATACCCCCAGTTTCGCCCACTCACCTTGCTGTTTCGCCCTGTGCTCCCACTGCTATTGCTGCGTGGCTTGGGCAGCAGCTTGGGCTGGGCCTCCATGAGGTCGGGCGGCGAGAGGGCGCCGCACTGGCCGCTGTAGACCCCGTTGTAGAGCTTGGGCATCCTGGCACTCGCGCTCGTACCGCTCGCCTGCCGCTCCGTGGCCGCTGCTGTAATCGTGAAGGGCCGCTGGTCGCGACTGTACATGGTGGTTAGTGTCCCGCTTGTATTTCGCAATTTATCGCTCATCAGCGGCGCACAATCAGAGGGCTAATTAGATATTGATTGGGCTAAACGGGTTGCGCGTAAACCGACAGCAAACCCATTTAGATAACCCGCCTGTCGCCTGATATCGCCAGATAGGCGAGATAAGCCCGAGGACGACTCACGGGCaactgggaactgggaactgggaactgAGGACCGTATCGGACCAGAACCGGAACGTAACTGCAGCTAGGGCTGGCCGTGAAGTAACCCCAGGCCAAATTACACGCACTTTGTATACATAGGTATCCTGTCTGGCCAGCAAGTCAATGGCCGTTTGTCATTCTGCCCTTTATAGTCACTGCCCCAGGGAATCGAACCCGGGACTCCGTTCCGCCAGCCCATTACCGCGAAGTGCCTAATTAATGGCTTGTTTATTTTCGCCACTCGGTCACGGGGAATTTGCATAATGCCAAGCCCCAGAAAATCCAGAACTTACTCTATCTCCTCCAGCCTCATTGCGAACCGGTTGCCACGAGCCAAGGATTCCAACTGCAAGGTCTGCCTGAAGTGCGCAGAAAATTCTAGGCGGCTTGGTAGCTCTAATTACATTACAGAGATGTTTATCGGAAGATTTGGGCTGCGATTTCGCAGGGCTAGTAATGAAATTGAAGGTACTGCCCCCAGGTGATGGAGAGCTCTGATTGTTTCCTCCGCCAGCTTGATGAGTTGACGAAATTTGAGGCTTTCGATTAGGCTAAGTGGTGATGGTGGGCAAATATTGGGCAAACATCGGCCGACCGTCGGGCAAATAAATCCCTTAATTAAAAGGACACTCAAGGGGTTACTTTGGGTCAGCCTATGATGTTTTCCAGGAGCATTTTCTCTAAGTGAGGTGGCAATAATAACCGATTAGAGCGGACTTAATGGGCAATCATTTTATCAATCATTTAGTGgataactattttattttttaggatAATGAAAAAACCCCCAAACCGTTTTAGGATCGTATATTAATTTGAGAAGTAAACACTTTATACATTGGTTAAACTAAGTTCAAAATCCCTTAACTCACCTTAGTTTTTCGTTGAGATACTCGATTTTAATCACCTTTCCTCACTCGATCAGCGTGCTAAATAGTTCCTCGGTGAGCAGCTGGCAGGAGGCACTTACATCTTCAATCGACTTTGAACTTGAAGAACTTGAACTTGATTTTGATCTCCGCCAAAACTAAGACTGAGCACACGGAGCAGGCACAactgcggcagcagcaggaatTTTCCGAGAAATTTCGCACTGCGTTTAACCGCATTTAAGGCTGCTTGCCATATGTTTCACTGCCGATCCCTTCCTGCGACGTGGCGGAAGCACTACAAGGACTCTGCAATGCCTGCGACGGCAGGGCGTCGAAGCTCAAAGGTTATGGCTTTGAAAACAGTGCTGAAACTTTCACTCTTCTGATGGACAGCAGACACTTTAATTATAAGAGTAATTAGCACCTTTGACAGGCAATTGTTGCTGAGCAGGGCCCAAGTAGTAGTCCCCGGGAACTTCCTGCTGAGGGATTTGCGAACCGTCAGCTCCGATAGCTGGACACCAACTGAACGTGGCAGCCTGTGCGC
This window of the Drosophila biarmipes strain raj3 chromosome 3L, RU_DBia_V1.1, whole genome shotgun sequence genome carries:
- the LOC108030722 gene encoding transient receptor potential cation channel subfamily A member 1 isoform X1, whose translation is MSDKLRNTSGTLTTMYSRDQRPFTITAAATERQASGTSASARMPKLYNGVYSGQCGALSPPDLMEAQPKLLPKPRSNSSGSTGRNSKYWIFSMIIERSAGPKRIEIDGDDADTPLEAILPAEPPAEVCLLRDSPFRILRAAESGNLDDFKRLFMADNSRISLKDGKGRTAAHQAAARNRVNILRYIRDQNGDFNAKDNAGNTPLHIAVDCDAYEALDYLLSIPVDTGVLNEKKQAPVHLATELNKVKSLRVMGQYRNVIDIQQGGEHGRTALHLAAIYDHEECARILITEFDACPRKPCNNGYYPIHEAAKNASSKTMEVFFQWGEQRGCTREEMISFYDSEGNVPLHSAVHGGDIKAVELCLKSGAKISTQQHDLSTPVHLACAQGAIDIVKLMFEMQPMEKRLCLSCTDVQKMTPLHCASMFDHPDIVSYLVAEGADINALDKEHRSPLLLAASRSGWKTVHLLIRLGACISVKDAAARNVLHFVIMNGGRLTDFAEQVANCQTQAQLKLLLNEKDSMGCSPLHYASRDGHIRSLENLIRLGACINLKNNNNESPLHFAARYGRYNTVRQLLDSEKGSFIINESDGAGMTPLHISSQQGHTRVVQLLLNRGALLHRDHTGRNPLHLAAMSGYTETIELLHSVHSHLLDQVDKDGNTALHLATMENKPHAISVLMSMGCKLLYNVLDMSAIDYAIYYKYPEAALAMVTHEERANEVMALRSDKHPCVTLALIASMPKVFEAVQDKCITKANCKKDSKSFYIKYSFWPYQKTPEQIEAKRKEFNDPKWRPAPLAVVNTMVTHGRVELLAHPLSQKYLQMKWNSYGKYFHLANLLIYSIFLVFVTIYSSLMMNNIELKAGNNRTMSQYCNMGWEQLTMNLSQNPAVASQIRLDSCEERINRTTAILFCAVVIVVYIVLNSMRELIQIYQQKLHYILETVNLISWVLYISALVMVTPAFQPDGAINTIHYSAASIAVFLSWFRLLLFLQRFDQVGIYVVMFLEILQTLIKVLMVFSILIIAFGLAFYILLSKIIDPQPNHLSFSNIPMSLLRTFSMMLGELDFVGTYVNTYYRDQLKVPMTSFLILSVFMILMPILLMNLLIGLAVGDIESVRRNAQLKRLAMQVVLHTELERKLPHVWLQRVDKMELIEYPNETKCKLGFCDFILRKWFSNPFTEDSSMDAISFDNNDDYINAELERQRRKLRDISRMLEQQHQLVRLIVQKMEIKTEADDVDEGISPNELRSMAGLRSAGGNRWNSPRIRNKLRAALSFNKSM
- the LOC108030722 gene encoding transient receptor potential cation channel subfamily A member 1 isoform X3, with protein sequence MSDKLRNTSGTLTTMYSRDQRPFTITAAATERQASGTSASARMPKLYNGVYSGQCGALSPPDLMEAQPKLLPKPRSNSSGSTGRNSKYWIFSMIIERSAGPKRIEIDGDDADTPLEAILPAEPPAEVCLLRDSPFRILRAAESGNLDDFKRLFMADNSRISLKDGKGRTAAHQAAARNRVNILRYIRDQNGDFNAKDNAGNTPLHIAVDCDAYEALDYLLSIPVDTGVLNEKKQAPVHLATELNKVKSLRVMGQYRNVIDIQQGGEHGRTALHLAAIYDHEECARILITEFDACPRKPCNNGYYPIHEAAKNASSKTMEVFFQWGEQRGCTREEMISFYDSEGNVPLHSAVHGGDIKAVELCLKSGAKISTQQHDLSTPVHLACAQGAIDIVKLMFEMQPMEKRLCLSCTDVQKMTPLHCASMFDHPDIVSYLVAEGADINALDKEHRSPLLLAASRSGWKTVHLLIRLGACISVKDAAARNVLHFVIMNGGRLTDFAEQVANCQTQAQLKLLLNEKDSMGCSPLHYASRDGHIRSLENLIRLGACINLKNNNNESPLHFAARYGRYNTVRQLLDSEKGSFIINESDGAGMTPLHISSQQGHTRVVQLLLNRGALLHRDHTGRNPLHLAAMSGYTETIELLHSVHSHLLDQVDKDGNTALHLATMENKPHAISVLMSMGCKLLYNVLDMSAIDYAIYYKYPEAALAMVTHEERANEVMALRSDKHPCVTLALIASMPKVFEAVQDKCITKANCKKDSKSFYIKYSFAFLQYPFMFAQSDEKPGESLATASPIPLPALNTMVTHGRVELLAHPLSQKYLQMKWNSYGKYFHLANLLIYSIFLVFVTIYSSLMMNNIELKAGNNRTMSQYCNMGWEQLTMNLSQNPAVASQIRLDSCEERINRTTAILFCAVVIVVYIVLNSMRELIQIYQQKLHYILETVNLISWVLYISALVMVTPAFQPDGAINTIHYSAASIAVFLSWFRLLLFLQRFDQVGIYVVMFLEILQTLIKVLMVFSILIIAFGLAFYILLSKIIDPQPNHLSFSNIPMSLLRTFSMMLGELDFVGTYVNTYYRDQLKVPMTSFLILSVFMILMPILLMNLLIGLAVGDIESVRRNAQLKRLAMQVVLHTELERKLPHVWLQRVDKMELIEYPNETKCKLGFCDFILRKWFSNPFTEDSSMDAISFDNNDDYINAELERQRRKLRDISRMLEQQHQLVRLIVQKMEIKTEADDVDEGISPNELRSMAGLRSAGGNRWNSPRIRNKLRAALSFNKSM
- the LOC108030722 gene encoding transient receptor potential cation channel subfamily A member 1 isoform X2: MTSGDKETPKRENFSPLQYLMGGCVRGAEMTAMAPLNMPKMWARILRMSSSPKIEIVDYLKAAESGNLDDFKRLFMADNSRISLKDGKGRTAAHQAAARNRVNILRYIRDQNGDFNAKDNAGNTPLHIAVDCDAYEALDYLLSIPVDTGVLNEKKQAPVHLATELNKVKSLRVMGQYRNVIDIQQGGEHGRTALHLAAIYDHEECARILITEFDACPRKPCNNGYYPIHEAAKNASSKTMEVFFQWGEQRGCTREEMISFYDSEGNVPLHSAVHGGDIKAVELCLKSGAKISTQQHDLSTPVHLACAQGAIDIVKLMFEMQPMEKRLCLSCTDVQKMTPLHCASMFDHPDIVSYLVAEGADINALDKEHRSPLLLAASRSGWKTVHLLIRLGACISVKDAAARNVLHFVIMNGGRLTDFAEQVANCQTQAQLKLLLNEKDSMGCSPLHYASRDGHIRSLENLIRLGACINLKNNNNESPLHFAARYGRYNTVRQLLDSEKGSFIINESDGAGMTPLHISSQQGHTRVVQLLLNRGALLHRDHTGRNPLHLAAMSGYTETIELLHSVHSHLLDQVDKDGNTALHLATMENKPHAISVLMSMGCKLLYNVLDMSAIDYAIYYKYPEAALAMVTHEERANEVMALRSDKHPCVTLALIASMPKVFEAVQDKCITKANCKKDSKSFYIKYSFWPYQKTPEQIEAKRKEFNDPKWRPAPLAVVNTMVTHGRVELLAHPLSQKYLQMKWNSYGKYFHLANLLIYSIFLVFVTIYSSLMMNNIELKAGNNRTMSQYCNMGWEQLTMNLSQNPAVASQIRLDSCEERINRTTAILFCAVVIVVYIVLNSMRELIQIYQQKLHYILETVNLISWVLYISALVMVTPAFQPDGAINTIHYSAASIAVFLSWFRLLLFLQRFDQVGIYVVMFLEILQTLIKVLMVFSILIIAFGLAFYILLSKIIDPQPNHLSFSNIPMSLLRTFSMMLGELDFVGTYVNTYYRDQLKVPMTSFLILSVFMILMPILLMNLLIGLAVGDIESVRRNAQLKRLAMQVVLHTELERKLPHVWLQRVDKMELIEYPNETKCKLGFCDFILRKWFSNPFTEDSSMDAISFDNNDDYINAELERQRRKLRDISRMLEQQHQLVRLIVQKMEIKTEADDVDEGISPNELRSMAGLRSAGGNRWNSPRIRNKLRAALSFNKSM